One part of the Arabidopsis thaliana chromosome 4, partial sequence genome encodes these proteins:
- a CDS encoding mediator of RNA polymerase II transcription subunit (unknown protein; FUNCTIONS IN: molecular_function unknown; INVOLVED IN: biological_process unknown; LOCATED IN: chloroplast; BEST Arabidopsis thaliana protein match is: unknown protein (TAIR:AT2G20080.1); Has 71 Blast hits to 69 proteins in 15 species: Archae - 0; Bacteria - 0; Metazoa - 2; Fungi - 0; Plants - 67; Viruses - 0; Other Eukaryotes - 2 (source: NCBI BLink).) produces the protein MGSSFFGRPKMGGSSSSSPTSSSSSPAKRGKNKNGSDKPKQPQRGLGVAQLEKIRLHGEYNCNSFNTYPSYHPSTYQEDVRIQGGYPSIPSSSPSFSYASSSPPPAPYGFHPNMMMNANNDQYERTTIRYGDSQPHRAPSWNPSYGILESQHFVEPNTTRHFLHEDQRNISLGSGIQNFETSEANELDLELRL, from the exons ATGGGTAGTAGTTTTTTCGGGAGACCAAAAATGGGTGGATCTTCGtcatcatcaccaacatcttcttcttcttctccggcaAAGAGAGGGAAGAACAAGAATGGTTCTGACAAGCCTAAGCAGCCTCAGAGAGGTCTCGGCGTCGCGCAGTTAGAGAAGATTAGATTACACGGCGAGTATAACTGCAACAGCTTCAATACCTACCCTTCTTATCATCCCTCAACTTATCAG GAGGATGTGAGGATCCAAGGAGGATATCCATCCATACCATCGTCATCACCATCCTTTTCAtatgcatcatcatcaccaccaccagcTCCTTATGGCTTTCATCCGAACATGATG ATGAATGCAAATAATGATCAATACGAGAGAACAACCATAAGATACGGAGATTCTCAGCCTCACAGAGCACCAAG TTGGAACCCGAGCTACGGCATCTTGGAGAGCCAGCATTTTGTGGAACCAAACACAACCAGACACTTCTTACATGAG GATCAGAGAAATATATCGTTGGGATCGGGTATTCAGAACTTCGAAACCAGTGAAGCAAACGAGCTAGATTTGGAATTGAGATTGTAA
- a CDS encoding basic helix-loop-helix (bHLH) DNA-binding superfamily protein — MSSWPHHPLRQDYLCSELYASTPAPHPQSSVSLAPPPPKPPSSAPYGQIIAPRSAPRIQGTEEARGSTSRKRSRAAEMHNLAERRRREKINERMKTLQQLIPRCNKSTKVSMLEDVIEYVKSLEMQINQFMPHMAMGMNQPPAYIPFPSQAHMAGVGPSYPPPRYPFPNIQTFDPSRVWLQSPQPNPVSNQPQMNPYGQFVGHHQMQQSLPPPLQVILSQYPLCLFLCSNK, encoded by the exons ATGTCTTCTTGGCCCCATCATCCACTCCGTCAAGATTATTTGTGCTCTGAACTTTATGCTTCCACTCCGGCTCCTCATCCGCAGAGTTCCGTCTCTCTggcaccaccaccaccaaaacCACCATCCAGTGCTCCGTACGGTCAGATTATCGCTCCAAGAAGTGCTCCGAGAATCCAG GGAACTGAAGAAGCTCGAGGTTCAACGTCTAGGAAGAGGTCACGAGCTGCAGAAATGCATAACCTCGCCGAAAGG AGACGGAGAGAAAAGATCAACGAGAGAATGAAGACTCTGCAACAACTCATTCCTCGCTGCAACAAG TCTACTAAAGTTTCAATGCTGGAAGATGTTATCGAGTACGTGAAATCTCTAGAGATGCAAATAAAT CAGTTCATGCCCCACATGGCCATGGGTATGAATCAGCCTCCTGCATACATACCTTTCCCTAGCCAGGCTCATATGGCGGGTGTAGGTCCATCATATCCACCACCGCGATACCCTTTTCCAAACATTCAGACCTTTGACCCATCCAGAGTTTGGTTACAAAGTCCACAGCCTAACCCGGTGTCGAACCAACCTCAGATGAATCCTTATGGTCAGTTTGTTGGTCACCATCAGATGCAAcaatctcttcctcctccattgCAGGTAATTCTTTCCCAATATCCATTGTGCTTATTCCTCTGTTCCAACAAATGA
- a CDS encoding mediator of RNA polymerase II transcription subunit, with translation MGSSFFGRPKMGGSSSSSPTSSSSSPAKRGKNKNGSDKPKQPQRGLGVAQLEKIRLHGEYNCNSFNTYPSYHPSTYQEDVRIQGGYPSIPSSSPSFSYASSSPPPAPYGFHPNMMMNANNDQYERTTIRYGDSQPHRAPRSVRTHCYC, from the exons ATGGGTAGTAGTTTTTTCGGGAGACCAAAAATGGGTGGATCTTCGtcatcatcaccaacatcttcttcttcttctccggcaAAGAGAGGGAAGAACAAGAATGGTTCTGACAAGCCTAAGCAGCCTCAGAGAGGTCTCGGCGTCGCGCAGTTAGAGAAGATTAGATTACACGGCGAGTATAACTGCAACAGCTTCAATACCTACCCTTCTTATCATCCCTCAACTTATCAG GAGGATGTGAGGATCCAAGGAGGATATCCATCCATACCATCGTCATCACCATCCTTTTCAtatgcatcatcatcaccaccaccagcTCCTTATGGCTTTCATCCGAACATGATG ATGAATGCAAATAATGATCAATACGAGAGAACAACCATAAGATACGGAGATTCTCAGCCTCACAGAGCACCAAGGTCAGTCCGTACACATTGTTATTGTTAA
- a CDS encoding HIT-type Zinc finger family protein (HIT-type Zinc finger family protein; INVOLVED IN: biological_process unknown; CONTAINS InterPro DOMAIN/s: Zinc finger, HIT-type (InterPro:IPR007529); Has 35333 Blast hits to 34131 proteins in 2444 species: Archae - 798; Bacteria - 22429; Metazoa - 974; Fungi - 991; Plants - 531; Viruses - 0; Other Eukaryotes - 9610 (source: NCBI BLink).) → MCPRATQTCEICEKVVSKYKCPSCLVPYCSLGCFKIHKETPCAKPSDPSSTEEKPASPAKEVPVKRPEEANDVVEKTQQKASAASPAKEIPVARPIIVEEEKYILEKTQFEAIASSSEIREALKDEPLQKLIYSIDSSSNPLQELDEAMGIEAFREFTDKILSNISKSNDEQ, encoded by the exons atgTGTCCTCGAGCTACTCAAACATGCGAAATCTGCGAGAAGGTTGTATCCAAATACAAGTGTCCTTCTTGTCTTGTTCCTTA CTGCTCATTGGGTTGTTTCAAGATACACAAAG AGACTCCATGTGCTAAACCGTCTGATCCTTCTTCAACCGAAGAAAAGCCAG CTTCTCCAGCAAAGGAAGTCCCGGTGAAAAGACCTGAGGAAGCTAATGATGTTGTAGAGAAGACACAGCAAAAGGCTAGTG CTGCATCTCCAGCGAAGGAAATTCCGGTAGCAAGACCGATAATTGTAGAGGaagaaaagtatattttagaaaagacACAGTTCGAGGCTATCG CTTCTTCTAGTGAAATCCGCGAAGCTCTAAAGGATGAACCTCTTCAGAAACTCATCTACAGTATTGATAGTTCTTCCAACCCTTTACAG GAACTCGATGAAGCCATGGGAATAGAAGCATTCCGCGAATTCACAGACAAG attttaTCAAACATTTCGAAGAGTAATGACGAGCAGTGA
- a CDS encoding HIT-type Zinc finger family protein has protein sequence MCPRATQTCEICEKVVSKYKCPSCLVPYCSLGCFKIHKETPCAKPSDPSSTEEKPASPAKEVPVKRPEEANDVVEKTQQKASAASPAKEIPVARPIIVEEEKYILEKTQFEAIGNVLPTTLYIDEQVIG, from the exons atgTGTCCTCGAGCTACTCAAACATGCGAAATCTGCGAGAAGGTTGTATCCAAATACAAGTGTCCTTCTTGTCTTGTTCCTTA CTGCTCATTGGGTTGTTTCAAGATACACAAAG AGACTCCATGTGCTAAACCGTCTGATCCTTCTTCAACCGAAGAAAAGCCAG CTTCTCCAGCAAAGGAAGTCCCGGTGAAAAGACCTGAGGAAGCTAATGATGTTGTAGAGAAGACACAGCAAAAGGCTAGTG CTGCATCTCCAGCGAAGGAAATTCCGGTAGCAAGACCGATAATTGTAGAGGaagaaaagtatattttagaaaagacACAGTTCGAGGCTATCGGTAATGTTCTTCCAACTACATTATATATAGACGAGCAAGTTATTGGATAA
- a CDS encoding mediator of RNA polymerase II transcription subunit — MGSSFFGRPKMGGSSSSSPTSSSSSPAKRGKNKNGSDKPKQPQRGLGVAQLEKIRLHGEYNCNSFNTYPSYHPSTYQEDVRIQGGYPSIPSSSPSFSYASSSPPPAPYGFHPNMMMNANNDQYERTTIRYGDSQPHRAPSWNPSYGILESQHFVEPNTTRHFLHEVITLYIHKYSIHTNN; from the exons ATGGGTAGTAGTTTTTTCGGGAGACCAAAAATGGGTGGATCTTCGtcatcatcaccaacatcttcttcttcttctccggcaAAGAGAGGGAAGAACAAGAATGGTTCTGACAAGCCTAAGCAGCCTCAGAGAGGTCTCGGCGTCGCGCAGTTAGAGAAGATTAGATTACACGGCGAGTATAACTGCAACAGCTTCAATACCTACCCTTCTTATCATCCCTCAACTTATCAG GAGGATGTGAGGATCCAAGGAGGATATCCATCCATACCATCGTCATCACCATCCTTTTCAtatgcatcatcatcaccaccaccagcTCCTTATGGCTTTCATCCGAACATGATG ATGAATGCAAATAATGATCAATACGAGAGAACAACCATAAGATACGGAGATTCTCAGCCTCACAGAGCACCAAG TTGGAACCCGAGCTACGGCATCTTGGAGAGCCAGCATTTTGTGGAACCAAACACAACCAGACACTTCTTACATGAGGttattactttatatatacataaatatagtATACATACAAATAATTAA
- a CDS encoding HIT-type Zinc finger family protein, producing MCPRATQTCEICEKVVSKYKCPSCLVPYCSLGCFKIHKETPCAKPSDPSSTEEKPASPAKEVPVKRPEEANDVVEKTQQKASAASPAKEIPVARPIIVEEEKYILEKTQFEAIASSSEIREALKDEPLQKLIYSIDSSSNPLQELDEAMGIEAFREFTDKILSNISKSNDEQFLATTCLA from the exons atgTGTCCTCGAGCTACTCAAACATGCGAAATCTGCGAGAAGGTTGTATCCAAATACAAGTGTCCTTCTTGTCTTGTTCCTTA CTGCTCATTGGGTTGTTTCAAGATACACAAAG AGACTCCATGTGCTAAACCGTCTGATCCTTCTTCAACCGAAGAAAAGCCAG CTTCTCCAGCAAAGGAAGTCCCGGTGAAAAGACCTGAGGAAGCTAATGATGTTGTAGAGAAGACACAGCAAAAGGCTAGTG CTGCATCTCCAGCGAAGGAAATTCCGGTAGCAAGACCGATAATTGTAGAGGaagaaaagtatattttagaaaagacACAGTTCGAGGCTATCG CTTCTTCTAGTGAAATCCGCGAAGCTCTAAAGGATGAACCTCTTCAGAAACTCATCTACAGTATTGATAGTTCTTCCAACCCTTTACAG GAACTCGATGAAGCCATGGGAATAGAAGCATTCCGCGAATTCACAGACAAG attttaTCAAACATTTCGAAGAGTAATGACGAGCA GTTCCTTGCTACTACCTGCCTGGCCTAA
- a CDS encoding S-adenosyl-L-methionine-dependent methyltransferases superfamily protein has translation MKLKQLEGLLGDLEQFSNPKVEFEQYPTGPHIASRMLFTAENSYGDITDKVVADFGCGCGTLSAAAALLDAASVIGFDIDPESLETATLNAEELEVEIDFVQCDITKLELKGLIVDTVVMNPPFGTRKKGADMEFLSAAMKVASKAVYSLHKTSTREHIKRAALRDFNAKSAEVICELRYDLPKLYKFHKRKEVDIAVDLWRFEPRQN, from the exons ATGAAGCTGAAGCAATTAGAAGGCTTGTTGGGTGATCTTGAACAGTTCTCCAATCCTAAA GTGGAATTCGAGCAATACCCAACTGGTCCTCACATTGCTTCTCGTATGCTTTTCACT GCAGAGAATTCATATGGAGATATAACTGATAAGGTCGTTGCGGATTTTGGTTGTGGCTGTGGTACTTTAAGTGCTGCTGCTGCTCTTCTAGATGCTGC GTCTGTGATTGGATTCGATATCGACCCTGAATCTCTTGAAACAGCAACACTAAATGCAGAGGAACTTGag gTCGAGATAGATTTCGTTCAGTGTGACATCACAAAGCTAGAGTTAAAAG GCCTGATTGTGGATACGGTTGTAATGAACCCTCCATTTGGTACACGGAAGAAAGGAGCTGACATGGAGTTTCTCTCTGCGGCAATGAAG GTCGCCTCAAAGGCAGTTTATTCCTTGCATAAGACATCTACCAGAGAA CACATTAAAAGGGCGGCTTTGCGTGATTTCAATGCGAAAAGTGCTGAAGTTATATGTGAG CTCCGATATGACTTGCCAAAACTCTACAAGTTCCACAAGCGAAAAGAAGTTGATATTGCCGTTGATCTCTGGCGTTTTGAGCCTAGACAGAACTAG
- a CDS encoding HIT-type Zinc finger family protein → MCPRATQTCEICEKVVSKYKCPSCLVPYCSLGCFKIHKETPCAKPSDPSSTEEKPAASPAKEVPVKRPEEANDVVEKTQQKASAASPAKEIPVARPIIVEEEKYILEKTQFEAIGNVLPTTLYIDEQVIG, encoded by the exons atgTGTCCTCGAGCTACTCAAACATGCGAAATCTGCGAGAAGGTTGTATCCAAATACAAGTGTCCTTCTTGTCTTGTTCCTTA CTGCTCATTGGGTTGTTTCAAGATACACAAAG AGACTCCATGTGCTAAACCGTCTGATCCTTCTTCAACCGAAGAAAAGCCAG CAGCTTCTCCAGCAAAGGAAGTCCCGGTGAAAAGACCTGAGGAAGCTAATGATGTTGTAGAGAAGACACAGCAAAAGGCTAGTG CTGCATCTCCAGCGAAGGAAATTCCGGTAGCAAGACCGATAATTGTAGAGGaagaaaagtatattttagaaaagacACAGTTCGAGGCTATCGGTAATGTTCTTCCAACTACATTATATATAGACGAGCAAGTTATTGGATAA
- a CDS encoding S-adenosyl-L-methionine-dependent methyltransferases superfamily protein (S-adenosyl-L-methionine-dependent methyltransferases superfamily protein; FUNCTIONS IN: methyltransferase activity, nucleic acid binding; INVOLVED IN: methylation; LOCATED IN: cellular_component unknown; EXPRESSED IN: 17 plant structures; EXPRESSED DURING: 7 growth stages; CONTAINS InterPro DOMAIN/s: Putative RNA methylase (InterPro:IPR000241), DNA methylase, N-6 adenine-specific, conserved site (InterPro:IPR002052); Has 3586 Blast hits to 3586 proteins in 1312 species: Archae - 213; Bacteria - 2970; Metazoa - 118; Fungi - 5; Plants - 52; Viruses - 0; Other Eukaryotes - 228 (source: NCBI BLink).): MKLKQLEGLLGDLEQFSNPKVEFEQYPTGPHIASRMLFTAENSYGDITDKVVADFGCGCGTLSAAAALLDAASVIGFDIDPESLETATLNAEELEVEIDFVQCDITKLELKGLIVDTVVMNPPFGTRKKGADMEFLSAAMKVASKAVYSLHKTSTREGGFA, translated from the exons ATGAAGCTGAAGCAATTAGAAGGCTTGTTGGGTGATCTTGAACAGTTCTCCAATCCTAAA GTGGAATTCGAGCAATACCCAACTGGTCCTCACATTGCTTCTCGTATGCTTTTCACT GCAGAGAATTCATATGGAGATATAACTGATAAGGTCGTTGCGGATTTTGGTTGTGGCTGTGGTACTTTAAGTGCTGCTGCTGCTCTTCTAGATGCTGC GTCTGTGATTGGATTCGATATCGACCCTGAATCTCTTGAAACAGCAACACTAAATGCAGAGGAACTTGag gTCGAGATAGATTTCGTTCAGTGTGACATCACAAAGCTAGAGTTAAAAG GCCTGATTGTGGATACGGTTGTAATGAACCCTCCATTTGGTACACGGAAGAAAGGAGCTGACATGGAGTTTCTCTCTGCGGCAATGAAG GTCGCCTCAAAGGCAGTTTATTCCTTGCATAAGACATCTACCAGAGAA GGCGGCTTTGCGTGA
- a CDS encoding HIT-type Zinc finger family protein (HIT-type Zinc finger family protein; CONTAINS InterPro DOMAIN/s: Zinc finger, HIT-type (InterPro:IPR007529); Has 375 Blast hits to 372 proteins in 152 species: Archae - 0; Bacteria - 2; Metazoa - 132; Fungi - 117; Plants - 47; Viruses - 0; Other Eukaryotes - 77 (source: NCBI BLink).), translating to MCPRATQTCEICEKVVSKYKCPSCLVPYCSLGCFKIHKETPCAKPSDPSSTEEKPAASPAKEVPVKRPEEANDVVEKTQQKASAASPAKEIPVARPIIVEEEKYILEKTQFEAIASSSEIREALKDEPLQKLIYSIDSSSNPLQELDEAMGIEAFREFTDKILSNISKSNDEQ from the exons atgTGTCCTCGAGCTACTCAAACATGCGAAATCTGCGAGAAGGTTGTATCCAAATACAAGTGTCCTTCTTGTCTTGTTCCTTA CTGCTCATTGGGTTGTTTCAAGATACACAAAG AGACTCCATGTGCTAAACCGTCTGATCCTTCTTCAACCGAAGAAAAGCCAG CAGCTTCTCCAGCAAAGGAAGTCCCGGTGAAAAGACCTGAGGAAGCTAATGATGTTGTAGAGAAGACACAGCAAAAGGCTAGTG CTGCATCTCCAGCGAAGGAAATTCCGGTAGCAAGACCGATAATTGTAGAGGaagaaaagtatattttagaaaagacACAGTTCGAGGCTATCG CTTCTTCTAGTGAAATCCGCGAAGCTCTAAAGGATGAACCTCTTCAGAAACTCATCTACAGTATTGATAGTTCTTCCAACCCTTTACAG GAACTCGATGAAGCCATGGGAATAGAAGCATTCCGCGAATTCACAGACAAG attttaTCAAACATTTCGAAGAGTAATGACGAGCAGTGA
- a CDS encoding HIT-type Zinc finger family protein — protein MCPRATQTCEICEKVVSKYKCPSCLVPYCSLGCFKIHKETPCAKPSDPSSTEEKPAASPAKEVPVKRPEEANDVVEKTQQKASAASPAKEIPVARPIIVEEEKYILEKTQFEAIASSSEIREALKDEPLQKLIYSIDSSSNPLQELDEAMGIEAFREFTDKILSNISKSNDEQFLATTCLA, from the exons atgTGTCCTCGAGCTACTCAAACATGCGAAATCTGCGAGAAGGTTGTATCCAAATACAAGTGTCCTTCTTGTCTTGTTCCTTA CTGCTCATTGGGTTGTTTCAAGATACACAAAG AGACTCCATGTGCTAAACCGTCTGATCCTTCTTCAACCGAAGAAAAGCCAG CAGCTTCTCCAGCAAAGGAAGTCCCGGTGAAAAGACCTGAGGAAGCTAATGATGTTGTAGAGAAGACACAGCAAAAGGCTAGTG CTGCATCTCCAGCGAAGGAAATTCCGGTAGCAAGACCGATAATTGTAGAGGaagaaaagtatattttagaaaagacACAGTTCGAGGCTATCG CTTCTTCTAGTGAAATCCGCGAAGCTCTAAAGGATGAACCTCTTCAGAAACTCATCTACAGTATTGATAGTTCTTCCAACCCTTTACAG GAACTCGATGAAGCCATGGGAATAGAAGCATTCCGCGAATTCACAGACAAG attttaTCAAACATTTCGAAGAGTAATGACGAGCA GTTCCTTGCTACTACCTGCCTGGCCTAA
- a CDS encoding basic helix-loop-helix (bHLH) DNA-binding superfamily protein (basic helix-loop-helix (bHLH) DNA-binding superfamily protein; FUNCTIONS IN: transcription regulator activity; INVOLVED IN: regulation of transcription; LOCATED IN: endomembrane system, nucleus; CONTAINS InterPro DOMAIN/s: Helix-loop-helix DNA-binding domain (InterPro:IPR001092), Helix-loop-helix DNA-binding (InterPro:IPR011598); BEST Arabidopsis thaliana protein match is: basic helix-loop-helix (bHLH) DNA-binding superfamily protein (TAIR:AT4G28800.1); Has 3964 Blast hits to 3920 proteins in 287 species: Archae - 0; Bacteria - 0; Metazoa - 673; Fungi - 252; Plants - 3017; Viruses - 0; Other Eukaryotes - 22 (source: NCBI BLink).), whose product MMIISSQILLLFGFKLFFETRGEDDIVELLCKIGQTQIPSSDPLPILRGSGSGGREENTPLPPPLPHQNLFIQEDEMSSWPHHPLRQDYLCSELYASTPAPHPQSSVSLAPPPPKPPSSAPYGQIIAPRSAPRIQGTEEARGSTSRKRSRAAEMHNLAERRRREKINERMKTLQQLIPRCNKSTKVSMLEDVIEYVKSLEMQINQFMPHMAMGMNQPPAYIPFPSQAHMAGVGPSYPPPRYPFPNIQTFDPSRVWLQSPQPNPVSNQPQMNPYGQFVGHHQMQQSLPPPLQVILSQYPLCLFLCSNK is encoded by the exons ATGATGATTATATCATcacagattcttcttcttttt ggttttaaacttttttttgaaactagGGGTGAAGATGATATAGTGGAGCTCTTATGTAAGATTGGCCAGACACAGATACCCTCCTCCGATCCTCTTCCCATTCTCCGTGGCAGCGGAAGTGGCGGACGAGAAGAAAATACTCCGCTTCCGCCTCCTCTGCCTCATCAGAATCTCTTCATCCAGGAAGACGAAATGTCTTCTTGGCCCCATCATCCACTCCGTCAAGATTATTTGTGCTCTGAACTTTATGCTTCCACTCCGGCTCCTCATCCGCAGAGTTCCGTCTCTCTggcaccaccaccaccaaaacCACCATCCAGTGCTCCGTACGGTCAGATTATCGCTCCAAGAAGTGCTCCGAGAATCCAG GGAACTGAAGAAGCTCGAGGTTCAACGTCTAGGAAGAGGTCACGAGCTGCAGAAATGCATAACCTCGCCGAAAGG AGACGGAGAGAAAAGATCAACGAGAGAATGAAGACTCTGCAACAACTCATTCCTCGCTGCAACAAG TCTACTAAAGTTTCAATGCTGGAAGATGTTATCGAGTACGTGAAATCTCTAGAGATGCAAATAAAT CAGTTCATGCCCCACATGGCCATGGGTATGAATCAGCCTCCTGCATACATACCTTTCCCTAGCCAGGCTCATATGGCGGGTGTAGGTCCATCATATCCACCACCGCGATACCCTTTTCCAAACATTCAGACCTTTGACCCATCCAGAGTTTGGTTACAAAGTCCACAGCCTAACCCGGTGTCGAACCAACCTCAGATGAATCCTTATGGTCAGTTTGTTGGTCACCATCAGATGCAAcaatctcttcctcctccattgCAGGTAATTCTTTCCCAATATCCATTGTGCTTATTCCTCTGTTCCAACAAATGA